From the Devosia sp. FJ2-5-3 genome, the window GTGACGGGGCAGCACCGGCAGATGCTGGACCAGGTCAATGCCATATTCGGCATCAAGCCGCGCTACGACCTCAATATCATCGCGGACCGGCAGCGCCTCGAAGGCATCACCGCCCGGGCGCTGGAGGGGATCTCCGACGTGCTCGAGATCGAGCATCCCGATGCGGTCATGGTGCAGGGCGATACAACGACATGCTTTGCCGGAGCATTGGCCGCGTTCTACACCAAGGCGCCGGTCATCCATGTCGAGGCGGGCCTGCGGACCTATACCGCCTTCGATCCCTTCCCTGAGGAAATGAACCGCAGCATGGTCTCGCGCCTTGCAGCGCTACACCTGGCGCCGACGGAAACGGCGCGGCAAAACCTTGTGGCGGAGGCAATCGATCCGCGTCGGATCGTGGTGACGGGCAATACGGTGATCGACGCCTTGCTCGATGTCGCCTCGCGCCAGATCCCGCCGGTGAACCCCGATCTGCTGCGGCTCGATGGAAGGCGCACCATCCTCGTGACGGCGCATCGGCGCGAATCCTGGGGCGAGCCCATGGCGCGCGCGGCTCGGGCCATGGCGCGCCTTGCCCATGCCTTCCCCGACATTCAGATGCTGTTGCCCGCCCATCTCAACCCGGCGGTGCGCGAAATCCTGCTGCCCGAGCTCGACGGCATCGAGAATATCATCATCACCGATCCGCTCGGCTATAGCGACTTCATCTACGCCATGAACAAGTCCGATATCGTCTTGACCGACAGCGGTGGCGTGCAGGAAGAGGCGCCGAGCCTGGGCAAGCCGGTGCTGGTGATGCGGGAAACGACGGAGCGCCCGGAGGCGGTGCTGGCCGGGACGGTATCGCTGGTGGGGACGGATGAAAATCTGATCTTCGACCAGGCGAGCCGGCTTTTGACCAACCAGCTCGCCTATGATGCGATGGCAAAGACCGTCAATCCCTATGGTGACGGTCTTGCCTCGGAGCGCAGCGTGCAATCAATCGAGCACTTCTTCGGCTATGCCGAGCGGCCGATCGACTTCGTGCCGGGCGAGCGGGCTCACGCCCACGCGCCTCGGGTGTCGTAGACCACCTTGCCATTGTGGCGGGTGTGGCGCAGCGCCTTGAAGGCGTCGTGCTCGACCAGGAGAACGATGATGTCGGCCCTGTCTACCGCCTCCCCGGCATTGGTGAGGCGGAGATTGGCGTTGCCGACGAGTTCGGCGGGCAGGGTGTCGACATAGGGATCGGCGACCATGATCTCGACCTCCGGCAGGGCGCTGGCAATCAGGCCCACGACCTCGATCGCCGGGCTTTCCCTGATGTCATCGACATTGGCCTTGAAGGTGAGGCCGAGGCACGCCACCGAGGGGCTGACGAAGCGCTTGGCCTTGGCGACGACGCGGTTGGCCACGTGGCGGGGCTTGTGGTCGTTGACCTCGCGCGCGGTGCGGATGAGCTTAGCCAGGTCCGGCGCGGCCGCCACGATGAACCAGGGATCGACGGGAATGCAGTGGCCGCCGACGCCGGGGCCGGGTGACAGGACGTTGACGCGGGGATGCTGGTTGGCAAGCTTGATGACTTCCCAGACATCGAGCCGCAAATGTTCGGTGATGAGCGAGAGCTCATTGGCGAAGGCGATGTTGACGTCGCGATAGGCGTTCTCGACCAGCTTGGCCATTTCCGCGCTGGCAGCATCGGTGAGGAGGATCTCGCCCTGCGAGAACACCCGGTAGATGCTGGCGGCCTTGATGGCGCAACTCGTGGTCAACCCGCCGACGACCCGGTTATTGGTGATCATCTCGATCATGATCCTGCCGGGCAGGACGCGCTCGGGACAGTGCGCGACGGCGATATCGGCATTGGCGCCGACGACGTGGGGCATGGCGAGGTCTGGACGGGCGGCGCCGATCCAGCGGCTGACCAGTTCGGTAGTGCCCGGAGGGCTGGTGGATTCCAGCACCACGATATTACCCGGGCGCAGTTTGACTGCGACCTGCTCGGCGGCGGTCTTTACATAGGAGAGGTCGGCCGTGTGGTCGTCATTGAACGGCGTCGGCACCGCGATGATGAAGGCGTCGGCCTCGGGAATGTCGCGGGACATGGAGAGGCGGCCCATGGCAACGGCACCGCTGACAGCGACGGCGAGGTCGGGCTCGATGAAGGGGGCCTCGCCGCGCGAAATGGTTTCGACGATGCGCGGATTGACGTCGACGCCGGTGACCTGCACGCCGCGCGTGGCAAGCACGGTCGCGGTGGGCAGGCCGATGTAACCCATTCCGACGACGACGAGATTGCCGCTGAAGACTTCGTTCAACATGATATTTCCTATGGTGAGATTTGAAGGCGTGAAGGCTGCGCCGGATCGGATGCCGGCAGGCGTTGCAGTTCGGCGCTGGGGCGCACGAGCTCGCGCAGGGTGAGACTGACAAAGGCGGTGTTGGTGGTGAGGTAGCGCTTCCAGAGGCGCCGGGGCTCCTGGAGCAGGCGATATGCCCATTCGAGGCCCATGCGCTGCCAGAGCAGGGGCGCACGCCTCGTGAGGCCGGCGAGGACGTCGAAGGACCCGCCGACGCCATGCAGTACCGGCACGCCCAGATGATCCTGGAACCGCCGGAGGAAGATTTCCTTCTTGGGCGAGGGCATGCCGAGGAACAGCATGTCCGGACGCGCATCGCGGATCCTGTCGGCGACGGCTTTCGCCTCGGCCTCGGTGTAATAACCGTCCTGGCTGCCGACGATCTCGGCGCCGGGCCAGCGCTGGCCGATTTCCTGCACCAGGGCGGCCAGAACCTGGGGCGTGGCGCCAAGCAGATAGATGCGCCGGTGTTCGGTGTCGGCGAGACCCAGCAATTGGACGAAGAGATCGATGCCGGCGACGCGTTCGGGCAATTTGTGTCCAAGCACGCGGCTCGCCCAAACCACCGATTGCCCGTCGGCCAGCAGCATGTTGCAGTCGAGAATGGCGTTGCGAAGCTCGGTATTGTTCTGAAGGCTGACGATCTTGGCGGCGTTGAGCACGCCTACCAGCAGGGTGCGCCGCGTCTCCAGCGCCAGTCGGCAGCGCTGCAGGGCCTCCTCCATACAGATCGCGTCCACACGTAGCCCGTACAGCAGGCCGGACCCCTTCAAAGGCTGGCCGAATTGGGTTCCACCCGTGACCAATGTCATTGATCCCTCCCTAGCGAGGAGGTGACGCTATGCGGCGTCGCAAAGACCCAACAATCAGTCGGATAGGTGCGGGGGAGGTATCTTACGAGTGCCCGGGCGTCGGAGGGCGTCCAATTGGGGCGTAATTATGACTAGGGAAATAAGCACAACGACGCTCCGATAGCTCAAATCACTAGTGTACCGCTCGTCTGCCAGAAGCTGATGTGCCAACTGCTATTTGGAGGCGCAGATGGCCGTGAAAACCTCAGGCCAGCCCGATGCCAAGGGCCTGGAACACCGCAAACTGGCAGTCATCATCGTGACCTACAATAGTGGGGATACGCTGGGAGGGCTTCTCGACACTCTGGGCGCGGGGCTGGCCGGCATCGGGCAGACCGAAATCGTCGTCGTCGACAACGCCTCGGCCGATGATTCCGTCGCCATCGCGCTGAGACATCCCATTGGGGTGCGGGTGGTCCAGACGGGGCGTAATGGCGGATACGCAGCCGGCATCAATGCCGGTTCGGCGACCATCTCTCCGGATGCGGACCTGCTTATTCTCAACCCGGACATCCGGGTTGCGCCTGGATCGGTGGCCCATCTCATGCGGCGATTGTCACCCAATATCGGCATCACCGTGCCGCGCATCCTGCATGAGGACGGAACGCTGTTTCATTCGCTGCGCCGCGAGCCATCGCTGCAGACGGCCTGGGCCGACGCGCTGCTCGGCACAAAGCTCGGCTATGGGCTCGATCAGGGCGAGTGCGTCTGCAATGACGGCCGCTATGAGCGGACGGGGCTCGTCGACTGGGCCAGCGGCTCGGCGCTGCTGGTGTCGTCGCATGCGCGCGCCAGCATTGGGCCCTGGGACGAGAGCTTCTTTCTCTATAGCGAGGAAGTGGACTATCAGCGGCGCATACGGGAGGCCGGCCAGCACATCGCCTTCGTCCCCGAGGCCGTCTTCATCCATATCGGGGGCGAGTACAGCCGCAATGCCAGGCTCTATGCTCTGCTGACCGCCAATCGCATCATCGATTACGAGCGCCACCATGGCGCTTTCGTCAATGTGATCTTTCGGCTGGCCGTGCTCAGCGGGGAGCTGCTGCGCAGCATCGGCGGCTCGGCGGTGCATCGCGCTGGGGTTCATGCGGCCTGGGACAAGTTTTCGGTGCAGCGCCAGCCCAGCCCGCAGCCCTCGGCCAGGGGGGCATGAACACTTTACTAGATCGGATCGGGATCAGTCCTAATCCCATAGGGCGATAGGCAGTCCAGTGAAATACCGATCTGATCGATCTGGAGGCGCAGGGTCAAAGTCAGCTGCGTCCATTAGCAGGGTCGAAAGACGGCCGTCCAGGCAGCGTTCGTGGCGCTGCGGACACGGCGGTGTTTCCTGCGCAAGCCGGGCGTCGGGCCGGGCCGGGAGGATGGCCCGCCCGACACCTGGTTTTCAGAGGTATTGGTCGCCGCAGCCGACGGTCTAGCTCTCGGGGATACCGCTAACCCTTCGGCTGATTTTCTACTCCCCGGACGCGTGGGACAAGTCTGGAAGAGGAGCAAACAAGATGTCA encodes:
- the wecB gene encoding UDP-N-acetylglucosamine 2-epimerase (non-hydrolyzing), with the protein product MRKVLVVYGTRPEAIKMAPLITAMEASDHLEPIVVVTGQHRQMLDQVNAIFGIKPRYDLNIIADRQRLEGITARALEGISDVLEIEHPDAVMVQGDTTTCFAGALAAFYTKAPVIHVEAGLRTYTAFDPFPEEMNRSMVSRLAALHLAPTETARQNLVAEAIDPRRIVVTGNTVIDALLDVASRQIPPVNPDLLRLDGRRTILVTAHRRESWGEPMARAARAMARLAHAFPDIQMLLPAHLNPAVREILLPELDGIENIIITDPLGYSDFIYAMNKSDIVLTDSGGVQEEAPSLGKPVLVMRETTERPEAVLAGTVSLVGTDENLIFDQASRLLTNQLAYDAMAKTVNPYGDGLASERSVQSIEHFFGYAERPIDFVPGERAHAHAPRVS
- a CDS encoding glycosyltransferase family 2 protein; amino-acid sequence: MAVKTSGQPDAKGLEHRKLAVIIVTYNSGDTLGGLLDTLGAGLAGIGQTEIVVVDNASADDSVAIALRHPIGVRVVQTGRNGGYAAGINAGSATISPDADLLILNPDIRVAPGSVAHLMRRLSPNIGITVPRILHEDGTLFHSLRREPSLQTAWADALLGTKLGYGLDQGECVCNDGRYERTGLVDWASGSALLVSSHARASIGPWDESFFLYSEEVDYQRRIREAGQHIAFVPEAVFIHIGGEYSRNARLYALLTANRIIDYERHHGAFVNVIFRLAVLSGELLRSIGGSAVHRAGVHAAWDKFSVQRQPSPQPSARGA
- a CDS encoding WecB/TagA/CpsF family glycosyltransferase, whose protein sequence is MTLVTGGTQFGQPLKGSGLLYGLRVDAICMEEALQRCRLALETRRTLLVGVLNAAKIVSLQNNTELRNAILDCNMLLADGQSVVWASRVLGHKLPERVAGIDLFVQLLGLADTEHRRIYLLGATPQVLAALVQEIGQRWPGAEIVGSQDGYYTEAEAKAVADRIRDARPDMLFLGMPSPKKEIFLRRFQDHLGVPVLHGVGGSFDVLAGLTRRAPLLWQRMGLEWAYRLLQEPRRLWKRYLTTNTAFVSLTLRELVRPSAELQRLPASDPAQPSRLQISP
- the wecC gene encoding UDP-N-acetyl-D-mannosamine dehydrogenase — translated: MLNEVFSGNLVVVGMGYIGLPTATVLATRGVQVTGVDVNPRIVETISRGEAPFIEPDLAVAVSGAVAMGRLSMSRDIPEADAFIIAVPTPFNDDHTADLSYVKTAAEQVAVKLRPGNIVVLESTSPPGTTELVSRWIGAARPDLAMPHVVGANADIAVAHCPERVLPGRIMIEMITNNRVVGGLTTSCAIKAASIYRVFSQGEILLTDAASAEMAKLVENAYRDVNIAFANELSLITEHLRLDVWEVIKLANQHPRVNVLSPGPGVGGHCIPVDPWFIVAAAPDLAKLIRTAREVNDHKPRHVANRVVAKAKRFVSPSVACLGLTFKANVDDIRESPAIEVVGLIASALPEVEIMVADPYVDTLPAELVGNANLRLTNAGEAVDRADIIVLLVEHDAFKALRHTRHNGKVVYDTRGAWA